The DNA sequence GCATGACGCTAGATGAGACACTCAAATGTCTTATCGACAATGAGTTATCACGCTTGAGTATGTTGAAACCTGTATAGTGTAAAATCAGATGTGATGTAGGACACTTGTTTGCACATCATTCCAAATAATTTCAGACAGATATTATCGCAGTGAATCACCTCCGACGCCTTACTGGCTCGGGGGTTTTGTTTTTCTGTCTGAGGTAGTTTAATGAAAAAATCAAAAGGTCTGCAGGCTATCGAAAAGCCGTTGGCGTCACTTCCCCATGCCCTTGGTAAACATATTCTTGAGCATATTCAAAAGACCACTTACTACGAACCGATCATAGGCATTATGGGCAAAACTGGTGCCGGTAAGAGCAGCCTCTGCAACGCCCTGTTCCAGGGAGAAGTAACACCAGTCAGTAATGTTGATGCTTGTACCCGCGATATACTTCGCTTCCGGCTCAGCAATGATTCCCACAGTCTGATGATAGTTGATTTACCAGGTGTCGGTGAAAGCGAGCAACGCGACAATGAATACACCGCACTCTATCGTCGCATCCTGCCCGAACTGGATTTGGTACTGTGGGTTATCAAAGCCGATGATCGCGCTCTGTCGGTAGATGAGCATTTTTATCGAAAGGTTATGGTGGCCTACCAGCACAGGGTATTGTTTGTAGTGAATCAGGTTGACAAGGCTGAACCCTGCTATCAGTGGAATACTAACAGCAATACACCATCTCAAAACCAGCAGTCCACGATTGAGGCTAAACGTAACGCATTAAAGCAGCAATTTTCGCCACATCATCCTGTCTGCGTGGTCTCGGCCAGAACCGGATGGGGGATGGAAGCTATGGTGGATACCATGATGCAAAGCCTGCCGGACCATGCCACCAGCCCATTGGCGACACAATTGCACAGGAGGTTATGCGGTGAACCGGTAAAAAAGCAGGCTCGTGAGAGCTTTGGTAATGCGGTCGGGGAGGTGTTAGATTCTGCGGAAGCGGCACCATTTATACCCGCGCCACTGAAAGCAGTTATTCGCACTATCCGCGATGCCGTAGTATCCGCTGCTTGCGCCGTTTGGGACTGGATTTTCTTCTAAGCTGACTTACCTGCCATTATCTTCGGGACATACCCTGTCCGTCCTGATGTTTTATAAGCTGTTGAATTTCTGAATTTTCCCTTTACGCCCCGCCACGGTTGATTTTGGCAATTGTAAAAAATACGTCTTCTGGTGTCCATTCCCTGTCCCATCCCCTCGTTACAATAATCGTTTTATTTTCAGCTAATTATCTCACTGGAGAACTTGCCTCATGGCTCAGGTTGAACGTCGTCTTGATCGGCTTGCCGTCCGACTGTCGTTAATTATCAGCCGCCTGGTGGCTGGAGAAACACTGGATTTACGAGCGCTGGCAACTGAATTTGGTGTGTCGGTTCGAACTCTACGCCGGGACTTTCGGGAACGTCTGATGTACCTGGATCTGGAGTATCGCAACGGCCGCTGCCGCTTGCTATCCGGTAGCCGCCAGAGAGAGTTAGCGGTGATGAATTTTGTTCGTCAGTCAGGCGTTGAAGCTCTGTTTCCTGATATGGATAACCATCTGGTCAGTTCACTGTTGAGCGGATCAGGAGAGTCTCCTTGCCTTATCTGGCAGGGAACAGCTCAGGCTTCACCCCCAGAATCAGGCGTATTCACTCGGTTGGTGAGCGCGGTATCAGAACATCGAAAGGTGACGCTGCTCGGTAACGGTTGCCGCTGTACAGGCCTCGCACCCTATCGGCTGGTTCTGCGTGACGGCGAGTGGTATCTGACAGGCGAGCATCAGACCCGGAAGCAGTATTTCCCTTGACGGATATTCGTGCAATCACGCTCCACAACGGCAGCTTCGCTCCTGATATAGCGATGCGCGATATCCTCTCTCACCCGGATTTTCTTCAAGCTTTACCCCACTTTCGCTTTTTCCATTCATTGCTTGTCGCAACTGACGGCGGGCTGATACCTCAGAAGGAATAACCACGATGAAAGTACTTACCACTACATTGCTGGCTACCAGCATTTGTCTGAGTGCAGTTTTTCCGGCTAACGCTGGCAATATTGTCGGCTCTGTCAAAGCCTGGGAGTACATGCAGGCTGACGGCTGGAAATCAGCTGATGGCATGGATGACAATACGCTGCACAATATGCTCTACCAGGCCAATGTTATTGATAACTACCCGTGGACGAAGCAGTTTTTGCTACGTACCCGTGGTGGTGGTGCAATTTTCCTGGCCGATAAGAAAACCCACACTATTCGTCAACTAAAACTGAATCCTGTCGGTGAAACCTACAACGATATTGAAACGGTTTATCAGGGAGATGATGAGGGGGAAGGCTGCTACTTTGCCGTTATTGATAACCAAGCTTCGGTACGTGATAAGGCTATCGATGCTCTTATCTACCCCGACTGGTCTGCACCCCAAGATACGGATGCAGTTCTTAAGGCTAAGATTGCAAAAGTCAGACAACAGATAGCCCCAAAAGTCATTATGGTGATGCCAGATAATTGTGTTAATAAACAACAGCAAGCCACATTGGCGGCTAAGCGCTCCGAAGAGGATCGGAAACTACAGCAATGGGTCGCACAGCAAAGCTTAGCGGAATTGTGTCGTCGCACAGGCGACTGCTGAGCACTTCCAAAAGCCACGTTCCAAATACCACTAAAGGAAAAGAACGATGGAAAAGGATTGTCAGAAAGATATAGATATATCTTCTTTCACGATAGTAAGGGTATGGGCAAAACCTACTTACAGCAAAATCATGCCACTCGTCAGCCGATTTGCTAAAACCTTACCTGCCATTGTCGTTTTAATGCTGTGCCATCCGTCATCCTCTTATGCAGATGAACAACGCTATATCAGTATCCGCAACACTGATACCGTGTGGACTCCCGGTAATATCTGTGTGTATCAGTTCCGTCTGGATAGTGGTGGTAGCGGTGTGGGTTTTGGCCCGCTGTCTGTTTCGCTGGGTCTGAAAGACAAGGCGGGCAACACGCTGGCGACGGGAACAATGGACGTTGCCCCCTTTGGCGACAGCGATGCTACTCGTTCTCATGAAGCTTCTCTTGAGCATGAATGTGTCGAAAACGTCAGTGCTGTTGAAATCATGAAGGTGACAGAAGAGCGCAACGGCCATCAGGCTAGGCTGCCACTGTCCGTTTTCGACCCACAGTATTATCAGCCACTGTCAGTATCGGTTGCTGTGAATAAGGCATCATAACTGGCTTAGACTTAAATCTGCCAGACCTCAGACTCACAACAACATCAGGCCATGCCTCCTTCGGGAAGCATGGTCTTTTCGTTTTTCATCGCCAAAAAAGGAATTAATCATGATCCGATTGGCCAGCCGCTTTGGTGCGGTTAATGTTGTACGCCGCGACCGCCCATTAACTCACGACGAACTGGCACATTACGTGCCCAGCGTCTTTAGTGAAGAAAAGCACGAGTCCCGAAGCGACCGATACACTTATATCCCGACAATAACCCTGCTCGATAATCTGCAACGTGAAGGTTTCCAGCCTTTCTTTGCCTGCCAGACCCGAGTGCGCGACCAGAGCAAGCGCGAACACACCAAACACATGCTGCGTCTTCGTCGTGAGGGCCAAATCACTGGAAAGCAAGTTCCGGAAATTATTCTGCTCAACAGCCACGATGGTTCGAGCAGTTATCAGATGTTGCGGGGATTATTTCGTTCAGTCTGCCAGAATGGACTAATTTGCGGTGAGAGTTTTGGTGAGATTCGTGTACCTCATAAAGGCAACGTGGTGGAGAAAGTCATTGAAGGGGCTTACGAAGTGTTGGGAATATTTGACCGTGTAGAAGAGAAACGCGATGCCATGCAGTCGCTAATGTTAACTCCGCCAGCACAGCAGGCGATGGCGAAAGCGGCATTAACCTATCGCTTTGGTGAAGAGCATCAGCAGGTGACGGAATCGCAAATCCTATCCCCGCGCCGCTGGCAGGATGAAAGTAACGACCTGTGGACCACTTATCAGCGCATTCAGGAAAACCTGATTAAAGGCGGTCTGTCTGGACGATCCACCAAAGGCAAACGTGTCCATACTCGTGCTGTAAAAGGTATCGACGGTGATGTGAAGCTTAACCGTGCTCTGTGGGTGATGGCTGAGAATATGCTGCAGCTTGCCTCATGAACCTTTTTATTATCCCTTCCCTCAGGCCTTGCCAATAAACCGGCGAGGCTTTTTGTTTTAAGGAACAAAGATATCTGTATTTAATTTATCCCCGGTATTTCCTGCAAACGAGCAACGTGTCATTCGTCGGGCATTACGCCTGCTTGAGAAATATCAGCGTCAAGCGAGTGAGCCATTTACCTCCACCAGCTTCACTAAGACCTGGCTGCAATTACAGATGGCTCATTAGGAGCGTGAAGTTTTTATCGTGATGTATCTCGATAATCAGCACTGCCTACTAGGATGCGAAACTCTATTTACCGGCACACTCAGCCATACCGAAGTTCATCCCCGCGCAGTGGTTAAATTGGCTCTGAAACACAATGCCGCTGCGGTAATTCTGGCGCATAACCATCCGTCAGGTACGACAGAAATCAGTCAGCAGGACAAACACATCACTCAGCGGATAGTGAAAGCGCTAGCACTGGTAGAAGTGGGAGTGCTGGATCATTTGGTTGTTGGGAACGAAGTGGTGTCTTTTGCTGAACAGGGTTTGCTTTAAACGGAGGTTTTTATGTCAATCACACCACCTCATGAATGGGGTCTACAAAGCGATATCACCCCTCGATTTGGCGCAAGATTAGTTCAGGAAGGCAACCGGCTGTATTACCTGGCTGACAGGGCTGGATGGACGGGGAGTTTTAGCCCAATGCACCTGCAGAAATTAGATCTGGCTTTCCCGCTGTTTGTAGCACAACTGGAAGATATGCTACGTGCTGGCGAACTAAATCCACATCAGCAACGTCAGGTGAAAATTCAACTTGCGAGTTTAACCTGTATAGCTGATACCCGTGGTAGCTGCGGTTACGTTTACATTTCTATTTATCCCATACCGTAACACCTTCTCTCTTCTTCTTTCCTCAGGATTCTACCCATGCACATTTCAACTGTACCGGCCAAGGTGCCGGTTTCGTCACGTCTATCCCCCGTGCAGGTCTGGCAGCAATTTTAACGTATCTGCTGGGTCACCATTACGGCCTGACGCTTAACGACACACCATTCAATGACGATGTGGCCATCGAGGAGCATATCGATGCAGGAATCACGCTCGCCGATGCTGTTAATTTTCTGGTAGAACGTTATGAACTGGTACGCATCTACCGCAAAGGGTTTAGCTGGCAGGAACAGACTCCGTTCCTGACCGCGACTGATATTCTCCGAGCCAGACGAGCTACCGGATTAATAAATACTTAAATTCTTCGAGCCTCATTCCTGATTTTGGCTTCTGAACTTCCCACCTTTTTTATTCATCGCATAATGCGCCTGCCATTCCCGGCAGGCGTGTTTGCTTTTATGGAAGATTAACGATGCAAACAGAACCCGACGTGTTGACGGAACACAATGAACTCATTCTTTCGACCAGTATCGAGCGTGTTGTCACGGGCCGCGATACCGCACTAAAACGGATCGAACAACTCATTCAGCAGCTTGATGCCATTTCACGGCTGACCTCAGAAATTGGCGGTGGTACAGCGCAAGACTGGGCGATGAAGTCCGGGCACCGCTACGATAGCTGGCTGACTGAAAAGGCTGATAAAGCAATGCCTGCAGTCACCCGCAATATAGATCGCAGTATCTGGCGCGATTTGATGCTGAAGTCCGGCATGATGGCCTTGATGGATGCTCAGGCTCGCGACCAGTGGCATAAGAATCTGGAGGAGGGCGATCTTCCTGCGATCAGTGAGGCGAATATCCTCAGTACTTTTGAGCAGTTACATTTGAACAAAATGGATGTCTTTGAGCGCGGGATCATCAACGTGTTCAAAGGTCTGTCATGGGATTACAAAACCAATAGTCCCTGCAGCTTCGGTAAGAAGATCATCATTAACAATCTGGTGACGCATAACCGCTGGGGCTTTAGCCTTAACTGGGGTTGGCGACGGGATCAACTGGCGGATCTGGAGAGAATGCTGTTTCTGCTGGATGGCAAACCCATCCCTGATAACCGGGGTGATATCTCTACCCGATTGATGGAGCATATTCGTGATAATCCGGCTAAGAATGTTTACGAAGATGGGTTATTCAGCATTCGTTACTATCAAAAAGGTACGACGCACTTGACCTTTAAGCGTCTGGAGTTGATTAAACGTATGAACGACATCATAGCTAAACACTATCCGGGAATGCTGGCTGCGAGGTAAGTTAGTTGTCGTATGTTTGCTGTTAAAAGTGTCGTATTTTTGCTATGATGAAGAAACGAACAAAGGAGGATGACATGACCATAAAAGCTCGTATTCAGTCACGGCTGAAGCGCTCAAAGCGGTATGTTTTCACTCGTGATGATTTCAAAGATCTTGCTGGCTACGATCAAATAGGCAGAGCACTGCGTGAGCTGATGAAGGAAGGGCAGCTACTGAAAGTAGGCTATGGCGTCTACACCAAAGCGCGGCAAAATGCGATTACAGGTAAGCTGATGCCCGCTGCTCCCGGAGGTTCTGCTGCGGTAATGATTGAGGCGTTGGAACGTCTGAAAGTGGATTACCGTCTGGCAGGTGCAACAAGTGCCTACAACAGTGGTAAATCTACCCAGATCCCCGCGTCACTTGAAATCAAAACCTCTCCCCGTTTCAAGAGAACATTGTCAGTAGGGAGCAGCAAACTAAATGGATGATTTAACAAAGCTATTCCCGGACGTTGCTGATGCTCTGGGCATTGAATCAGTTGCAATTGTAGAGAAAGATCATTACATCGTTGAGTTATTGCGATTGCTCCAGCCTCTGTCCTTTGATACACATCAGCTAGTTTTTGCCGGTGGAACAGCATTGTCTAAAGCGGGTATATCTTTGAACAGGATGTCGGAGGACGTGGACATTAAGCTTGTTCCTGTCGCCGGTTTTTCCCAGCAATATTCCAGAGGTCAGCGTAAAAGCATCCGTAAGGGTATTATTCAGACCATTATCGAAACGATTGCAGCCTCAGATAAGTTTCGCATGGATGAAGCGTATCCAAAGGTTACTCGTGATGAATATCGCTATAATGAAATTCCGGTGCGCTACCCGCAGGAATATGTACAAATTCCCTGTTTAAGGCCATTTATCAAACTGGAACTGATGGAAACGGATTTGCTTGAGGCTGCGGAAAATCGTGCTATTAGCTCACTGGTCATGGACCTAACAAAGAAGAGCGAAGTAGTGAGGGCTTTTCCCTGCGCAACTATCGGCAGCACGCAGGCTGAAAAACTGATCTCGATGATGCGCAGAACGGCTGCAAGTATGCGTGATGTGGAGCGTGCAGTGGACGAGTCACTGGTGCGTCATATCTACGACAACTTTTGTATTGTCAGAGAAAAAGGTGCTGACGTTCCTGTTTTGAAGCGCTTTGTGCAGGAATGTATTGAGCAGGATATCCAGCGTTACGGTGCTCAGTATCCTGAATTCTGCGTGTCGCCTGTTGAAGAACTAAAAATGGGGTTGGAAGAACTGGCGAGCAACCCTGTTTATAAGGAACGCTATCTGCAGTTTGTTACACCAATGGTGTTCGGTGAAAGCCACGTTTCCTGGGAAGAGGCCTATGCCTGTTTTCGCATAACGGCATTGGATGTGATTGATGCATAGCGCCAGAGATACGCTCGATGGTGAGCATTTTCCAGGTAACTTTTGCCCCGATTCGAGTCCCAAAATCAATGATTTAATGTGTTGGTATCGATGTTGGTACATTATCGAAATGTTATTTTTTAGTCATTTTAAATCAAGAGGTTAATCATTATGTTTGAGTCCGGCCTTCGACACCATAAGTATGTGAACGGACCTCAACTGAGGTCTTTTTTTATGCCTGAAATCCGCGCCACGCAAGGCTTTACCCGCTTTTCATCTCAACTGAAGTCAACCTGAGTTACCCCACATCAACATGCTTGTGAGTATACTAATGAGTATATTTGCCGATTCGATATTGTTTGTATACTCACGAGATACTTACCATACCAATGGAAGGAGGCCCATCATGGCCCTAACGGATACTAAAGTTCGTTTTGCAAAACCTGAGGAGAAGGAGTATTCACTTGTTGACGGCGACGGCATGCTCTTACTTGTAAAACCTAACGGCTCAAAGTATTGGCGATTTCGTTTCCGTTTTGGCGGTAAACAGCATTTGATGGCGTTCGGCGTTTACCCGGATATTTCGCTGGCGGATGCCAGGAAGAAAAGGGATGAGGCCAGAAAGCTGGTCGCTGCTGGTATCGATCCTCGTGAGCATAAACGTGCTGTGAAAGAAGAGCAGACGAAAGAGATTATTACTTTCGAGAAGGTTGCCAGAGAGTGGCTCGTGATCAACCAAAAATGGTCGGAAGATCATGCTAATCGCGTAAAAAAGAGCCTGGAGGACAATATCTTTCCGGCAATTGGTACTCGCAACAATTACTGAATTGGGTACTCGTGACTTACTGGCACCCATTAAAGCGGTGGAACTGTCTGGACGTCTTGAGGTGGCTTCCCACCTTCAACAGCGCACCACGGCCATCATGCGTTATGCAGTGCAAAGCGGGTTAATTGATTATAATCCGGCACAAGAGATGGCGGGGGCGGTTGCTTCCAGTAACCGGCAGCATCGTCCGGCACTGGAGTTAAAGCGCATCCCTGAGTTACTTGAGAAAATAGACAGCTATACCGGCAGGCCGCCAACCCGCTGGGCATCGGAACTCACGCTGACGTATTTCGCGATAAACCACCGTAGCAGACAGTCGGTAGGGATGAGCATCTGCAAGCCGTTTCCTGATGTAGTCGCGGTGGGGATCGAGCAGACTTGCAGCTTTAGGGCGTGGCGAACAGACCGGCTCCGCCTTCTTATTTTTTAGATATTTTCGAACGGTATTGCGGGATACACCCAGATGGGAGGCAATAGTGCGAATGCTCATCCCCTGTTTGTGAAGAATATGAATTTCCATAACAGCTTCGAAAGTAACCATACGCTCTCCCTCTCAGAGAGAGCAGGTTAACCCCAGGGTCAAAATTCAACTGCTGGGGTGGGTCACTATTCCATTGCTGCTAACACCTGACGAGCATTACAAAAATGGACGCTTCAAATCAGAGGAGGGCGAAACCCGACAGGACTTAAAGATGCCGGTGATTTCTCTCCGGCGGCTCCCTCGTGCGCTCTCCTGTTCCGACCCTGCCGCTGACCGGATACCTATTCCACCTTTTTCCCTTTGGGAAGCGTGGCGCTTTCTCATAGCTTACGCTGCTGGTATCTCGGCTCGGTGTAGGTCGTTCGCTCCAGGCTGGGCTGTATGCACGAACCCCCCGTTCAGCCCGACAGCTCCTCCTCCTCCGGTAACTATCGTCTTGAATCCAACCCGGAAAGGCACGGTAAAACGCCACTGGCAGCAGCCATTGGTAACTGGATGAGCAGAGCGATGATGGTGTAGGCGGTGCTACAGAGTTCTTGAAGTGATGGCCCAGCTACGGCTACACTGGAAGGACAGTATTTGGTATCTGCGCTCTGCTATAGCCAGTTACCTCGGTTAAGCAGTTCCCCAGCTGACTTAACCTTCGATGAAACCACCTTCTCAGGTTTTTTTTTTCGTTTATAGGGCAAGAGGTTACTCGCAGGCTGAAAGGATCTCAGGAAGATCATTTATGGGATATGATCCAAAGCAAAAGGAGCAAAAATGAAAACGTCACTGATAAAGATATTAGTGTCTATCTCTTTATTAATTACCACTCATCAATCAAGCGCTTCTGATATTTTGATTTTTCAATGCCATACAGCCCAAAACAAAAAAATAGAAATATCAAGAATTAATGATATCTTATATTACTCATATGGATCCGACCAGAAAAAAGAAATTGCACTGAAAGAAGACCTTTACAACAATGAAATACCTGGCATGTTTTCGCACAATGTAATACTAGCTAACAAGTCCGGGCCCTATATTTATAACAATGTGACATTTGAAAATGGCGAATACGCATATACCGTTACAGTTTTAAGTGATATCAACGTCCCTTCCGAAAAAACATTTTCTGGTATCTACGTGACAAAAAACGGCTCGCTAATCGCAAAAATAAAATGCGTTGACAACACAATAAAAGACCAATTCGAGTCTTTGTATAAATAAAAAAGCGGGCTATGCCCGCGTCATTTTAAAATACACCATCGAATATTTTTTCATGGCTAAACCTGATCAGATTATTATATCTCAATGTTCTAGAGTCAGTGCCAGCGTTTACAACGTCGGTTATAGCATCGCTTGCAGCACGATTAACTCCGCCATCTGCTTTCTTGTATAACTCATGCCCATCCCAAAAAAACAAGGCAGAACGCACTGCTTGCTTTATGGAAGAGGATACTAGTTCTGGCTGCTCTTCAAAATCAAGAAATTCCCCCCACACCTTAGAACTATACTGAGTAAATACGCGATAGTTATAGCTCCCCGTCAATTGTTTCATACCTCGCCCTCGATAATCCCAACCATCATTTGGCATATGATTACCGTTACGACCGCCGTAGGCTTTATTTGCAATATTAATTTGATTAGCCTTGTGATTTTCAGTTCGCCCATCCAACAACTTTTCTTCTGGATATGAGCGGTAATATGAAAAAAGGTGCGAAAGCCTAAATAGCTGCGCCAAATAGTAGATCACTTAAAGGGAACTCAGCCCGGATTGTGCGATCTGATCAATCGCCAAACATCACAAATCACCCACCGGACTGAGCGATGCCGATCATAGCACCAATTCCACGCGACGAACGACGCATAATGCAGAAAGCGATTCACAAAACGCACGATAAAAATCATGCCCGCAGGCTAACCGCCATACTGATGTTACACCAAGGGGAGCGTGTCAGCGACGTCGCCAGAACACTCTGCTGCGCACGTTCATCCATTGGACGCTGGATAAACTGGTTTACGCTTTCGGGTGTTAAGGGTCTGAAATCGCTGCCTGCCGGACGTTCCCGTCGCTGGCCCTTTGAGCATATCTGTTCACTGTTACGTGGACTGATAAAACACGCTCCCGGCGATTTTGGTTATCAGCGTTCGCGCTGGAGTACTGAGTTACTGGCAATAAAAATCAAAGACATAACAGGATGTGAGTTACACCCGGGAACCCTTCGTCGCTGGTTGCCTTTAGCCGGTCTGGTGTGGCGCAGAGCCGCACCCACCCTGTGTATCCGTGACCCGCACAAGGACGAAAAGATGGCGGTAATCCATAAAGCACTGGACGAATGCAGTGCTGAACATCCGGTATTTTATGAAGACGAAGTGGATATCCATCTCAATCCGAAAATCGGCGCAGACTGGCAGCTCCGCGGGCTGCAAAAACGGGTGGTAACACCGGGGCAGAATGAAAAATATTATCTGGCTGGCGCGCTGCACAGTAGCACAGGAAAAGTCAGTTACGTAGGCGGGAGCAGTAAAAGTTCGGTACTGTTTATCCGCCTGCTGAAACACCTGAAAGCCACTTACCGTCGGGCAAAAAGTATCACGCTCATCGTGGATAACTACATCATCCACAAGAGCCGTGAAAAGGCGCGCTGGCTGAAGGATAATCCAAAGTTCAGGGTGATTTATCAGCCTATTTACTCACCGTGGGTAAATCATGTTGAGCGAGTATGGCAGGCGCTACACGACACCATCACCCGCAACCATCGATGTCGTTCAATGTGGCAACTGCTGAAAAAAGTTCGTCACTTCATGGATACTGTCAGCCCATTTCCCGGAGGAAAACATGGGCTGGCAAAAGTGTAGCGGTATTAGGCGCAGCTATACAGAGGGGCTTGAAAGTTATGGCGACTTATAGACAGATCGCAGAAGATGTGAAATCAAGTACTGGTGGAACAATGAAAACATGCTGGATCGCTCATGTTAAGTCCTTACATGGGCTGACCCGTCGCATGTCACCAAATCGAATCAGTGCCGAAAACCGGGTTCATCCTTGTCCTGAGAAATGGGTAGCGGAAATTGAGCTATCGATGAGAAATTTGGGAGAGCTTTAGCTTAAAAATTACAAGCCGAAAAGTTCGAATGTTTTATTTCTTTTAAATCTTCCTCATGGTGTGACGACCTTTCTTGAAAGATGCATTATGCGTAAAAGTAGCTATTCAAACATCCGCAGATAGCTACTTCCTCTCTCTGCCTGGCTGCATCAAACGCTTGCGCATCCTACCTGTCACAATCAACGTTTTGCTGAGTTCCCGTCCTGACGTTTCCGCAAAAAAAGCGGTGATACTTACGCAGGGTTCCGAAGGGCGTTTTATCCAGGTAATATGCGACTGACTCTCGCCATCAACCTGATGACGAGCTACGGTTAGCAGGCATCACTGTGGCTAATTAATCTATAGGGAAATAAGAACGTGGATTATTTTTTCAGGTTAGTAATTGAATGGGCACCGAAGTTACTCTTTGTGGGTTTTTTGATGGCTTTATTCTTACCGGAGTCTTTTAAAAAATTCAGGGGGGGGAAGGGGGTTGCGGTTATTTTTAATTGTGGCGGGGATGATATTGATTAGCTGTATTATTGCCCTTGTCTTTTTTGGTATTTATCTTTACATCGATTTTAAAAGACCTTGATGAGTCTTTTGACTCTCCACACAAAAAGAACTATTTTCCGGATAATTTCCGCAAGCCAGAACAAGAGAATATTTGGTTTGGCCGG is a window from the Erwinia sp. genome containing:
- a CDS encoding hypothetical protein (ID:JIFNMEKO_00199;~source:Prodigal:2.6), whose translation is MVTFEAVMEIHILHKQGMSIRTIASHLGVSRNTVRKYLKNKKAEPVCSPRPKAASLLDPHRDYIRKRLADAHPYRLSATVVYREIRQREFRCPAGWRPAGIAVYFLK
- a CDS encoding hypothetical protein (ID:JIFNMEKO_00202;~source:Prodigal:2.6), whose amino-acid sequence is MPIIAPIPRDERRIMQKAIHKTHDKNHARRLTAILMLHQGERVSDVARTLCCARSSIGRWINWFTLSGVKGLKSLPAGRSRRWPFEHICSLLRGLIKHAPGDFGYQRSRWSTELLAIKIKDITGCELHPGTLRRWLPLAGLVWRRAAPTLCIRDPHKDEKMAVIHKALDECSAEHPVFYEDEVDIHLNPKIGADWQLRGLQKRVVTPGQNEKYYLAGALHSSTGKVSYVGGSSKSSVLFIRLLKHLKATYRRAKSITLIVDNYIIHKSREKARWLKDNPKFRVIYQPIYSPWVNHVERVWQALHDTITRNHRCRSMWQLLKKVRHFMDTVSPFPGGKHGLAKV
- a CDS encoding hypothetical protein (ID:JIFNMEKO_00200;~source:Prodigal:2.6) codes for the protein MKTSLIKILVSISLLITTHQSSASDILIFQCHTAQNKKIEISRINDILYYSYGSDQKKEIALKEDLYNNEIPGMFSHNVILANKSGPYIYNNVTFENGEYAYTVTVLSDINVPSEKTFSGIYVTKNGSLIAKIKCVDNTIKDQFESLYK
- a CDS encoding hypothetical protein (ID:JIFNMEKO_00201;~source:Prodigal:2.6), translated to MIYYLAQLFRLSHLFSYYRSYPEEKLLDGRTENHKANQINIANKAYGGRNGNHMPNDGWDYRGRGMKQLTGSYNYRVFTQYSSKVWGEFLDFEEQPELVSSSIKQAVRSALFFWDGHELYKKADGGVNRAASDAITDVVNAGTDSRTLRYNNLIRFSHEKIFDGVF
- a CDS encoding hypothetical protein (ID:JIFNMEKO_00203;~source:Prodigal:2.6); protein product: MATYRQIAEDVKSSTGGTMKTCWIAHVKSLHGLTRRMSPNRISAENRVHPCPEKWVAEIELSMRNLGEL